One part of the Odontesthes bonariensis isolate fOdoBon6 chromosome 13, fOdoBon6.hap1, whole genome shotgun sequence genome encodes these proteins:
- the irf2b gene encoding interferon regulatory factor 2 isoform X1, translating into MTDPLARSATMPVERMRMRPWLEEQINSCQIPGLKWVNKEKRIFQIPWMHAARHGWDLEKDAPLFMRWAIHTGKYQAGVDRPDPKTWKANFRCAMNSLPDIEEVKDKSIKKGTNAFRVYKMLSSSERSLKKGKKKMDKEGKSKGNKEVTSPSPDTTPPEGHAGPVDSVKQDVLKLEAVEVTVSDSGSAIHSSGEDHVINSEQLPYVCQTIEVTTENEEQTVSSSHSYPLQISPVSSCCGTDTDSDIEDTKEGVGAAWKRDYSSSVLRIPACSLPSMATFVSPSKPNFRVTSTRDPTPLISYHINGWMPAYSQNSMVSNASSHNHEVRASVIRKTSDVTSS; encoded by the exons ATGACAGATCCCCTAGCTCGCTCT GCCACCATGCCAGTAGAGAGAATGAGGATGCGGCCGTGGCTGGAGGAACAGATCAATTCTTGTCAGATTCCCGGACTGAAATGGGTTAACAAA GAAAAGAGAATCTTCCAGATCCCGTGGATGCACGCGGCGCGTCACGGCTGGGACCTGGAGAAGGACGCGCCACTCTTCATGAGATGGGCCATACACACCG GTAAATACCAGGCAGGCGTCGACCGTCCCGATCCAAAGACATGGAAAGCCAATTTCCGCTGTGCCATGAACAGCCTGCCGGACATCGAGGAAGTGAAGGATAAAAGCATCAAAAAGGGAACTAATGCCTTCAGAGTTTATAAGATGCTCTCGTCCTCAGAGAGGAGCCTGAAGAAAG gaaagaaaaagatggaCAAGGAGGGAAAATCCAAAGGAAATAAAGAG GTTACGTCTCCATCTCCAGACACGACTCCTCCTGAAGGTCATGCTGGacctgttgactctgtcaagcAGGACGTGCTGAAGTTGGAAGCTGTAGAAGTCACAGTGTCTGATAGTGGCTCAG CGATTCACAGTTCAGGAGAGGACCACGTCATCAACAGCGAGCAGCTGCCATACGTCTGTCAGACAATCGAAGTGACCACCGAAAACGAAGAGCAGACTGTTAGCTCCTCCCATTCGTATCCGCTCCAGATCTCTCCTGTGTCGTCATGCTGTG GCACCGACACAGACAGCGATATAGAAGACACCAAAGAG GGCGTCGGTGCGGCGTGGAAGCGGGATTACAGCTCATCGGTTCTCAGGATCCCCGCATGTTCTCTTCCCAGCATGGCCACCTTCGTCAGTCCGAGCAAGCCCAACTTTCGGGTCACCAGCACCAGAGACCCCACCCCCCTCATCAGCTACCACATCAACGGCTGGATGCCGGCCTATAGCCAGAACTCTATGGTGTCCAATGCAAGCAGCCACAACCATGAGGTGCGCGCCAGCGTCATTAGGAAAACCTCTGATGTCACTTCCTCCTGA
- the irf2b gene encoding interferon regulatory factor 2 isoform X2 — MPVERMRMRPWLEEQINSCQIPGLKWVNKEKRIFQIPWMHAARHGWDLEKDAPLFMRWAIHTGKYQAGVDRPDPKTWKANFRCAMNSLPDIEEVKDKSIKKGTNAFRVYKMLSSSERSLKKGKKKMDKEGKSKGNKEVTSPSPDTTPPEGHAGPVDSVKQDVLKLEAVEVTVSDSGSAIHSSGEDHVINSEQLPYVCQTIEVTTENEEQTVSSSHSYPLQISPVSSCCGTDTDSDIEDTKEGVGAAWKRDYSSSVLRIPACSLPSMATFVSPSKPNFRVTSTRDPTPLISYHINGWMPAYSQNSMVSNASSHNHEVRASVIRKTSDVTSS; from the exons ATGCCAGTAGAGAGAATGAGGATGCGGCCGTGGCTGGAGGAACAGATCAATTCTTGTCAGATTCCCGGACTGAAATGGGTTAACAAA GAAAAGAGAATCTTCCAGATCCCGTGGATGCACGCGGCGCGTCACGGCTGGGACCTGGAGAAGGACGCGCCACTCTTCATGAGATGGGCCATACACACCG GTAAATACCAGGCAGGCGTCGACCGTCCCGATCCAAAGACATGGAAAGCCAATTTCCGCTGTGCCATGAACAGCCTGCCGGACATCGAGGAAGTGAAGGATAAAAGCATCAAAAAGGGAACTAATGCCTTCAGAGTTTATAAGATGCTCTCGTCCTCAGAGAGGAGCCTGAAGAAAG gaaagaaaaagatggaCAAGGAGGGAAAATCCAAAGGAAATAAAGAG GTTACGTCTCCATCTCCAGACACGACTCCTCCTGAAGGTCATGCTGGacctgttgactctgtcaagcAGGACGTGCTGAAGTTGGAAGCTGTAGAAGTCACAGTGTCTGATAGTGGCTCAG CGATTCACAGTTCAGGAGAGGACCACGTCATCAACAGCGAGCAGCTGCCATACGTCTGTCAGACAATCGAAGTGACCACCGAAAACGAAGAGCAGACTGTTAGCTCCTCCCATTCGTATCCGCTCCAGATCTCTCCTGTGTCGTCATGCTGTG GCACCGACACAGACAGCGATATAGAAGACACCAAAGAG GGCGTCGGTGCGGCGTGGAAGCGGGATTACAGCTCATCGGTTCTCAGGATCCCCGCATGTTCTCTTCCCAGCATGGCCACCTTCGTCAGTCCGAGCAAGCCCAACTTTCGGGTCACCAGCACCAGAGACCCCACCCCCCTCATCAGCTACCACATCAACGGCTGGATGCCGGCCTATAGCCAGAACTCTATGGTGTCCAATGCAAGCAGCCACAACCATGAGGTGCGCGCCAGCGTCATTAGGAAAACCTCTGATGTCACTTCCTCCTGA
- the LOC142397467 gene encoding caspase-3-like, whose amino-acid sequence MADADGGGDVQSGGDTVDALKWFSKRPAAAGDGKNAEEIDSSSLSVSTKPANYDPYRYRMDYHCMGTCLIVNNKNFHRSTGMSDRKGTDVDAASVMETFKKLGYKTRLANDQTVDQMEKLMLSVSAEDHSQSASFVCVLLSHGDEGVIYGTDGLVKFDSLIKCFKGSGCKSLVGKPKLFFIQACRGTALDDGIETDSTGVEMSERIPVEADFLYCYSAAPGYYSWRNMSNGSWFIQSLCEMLQRFSGDLELMQVLTRVNQKVALQFESSSTMPGFSNKKQIPSVVSMLTKDFYFPK is encoded by the exons ATGGCTGACGCTGACGGGGGCGGCGACGTGCAGAGTGGCGGGGACACCGTGGACGCCCTGAAATGGTTCAGCAAGAG GCCAGCAGCTGCAGGTGATGGTAAGAACGCTGAGGAAATAGACTCCTCCTCACTCAGCGTGAGCACTAAGCCAGCAAACTACGACCCTTACCGCTACAGGATGGACTACCACTGCATGGGAACCTGTCTGATAGTCAACAACAAGAACTTCCATCGCAGCACCG gAATGAGTGATCGTAAGGGGACAGATGTTGATGCTGCTTCTGTTATGGAGACCTTCAAAAAACTGGGTTACAAGACCAGACTGGCCAATGACCAAACTGTGGATCAGATGGAAAAGCTGATGTTAAGTG TATCTGCTGAGGACCACAGTCAGAGTGCATCCTTCGTGTGTGTGCTGTTGAGTCACGGGGATGAGGGCGTGATATACGGCACGGACGGCTTAGTAAAGTTTGACAGTCTGATAAAATGCTTTAAAGGAAGTGGCTGTAAGAGTCTGGTGGGGAAACCCAAGCTCTTCTTCATACAG GCATGCCGCGGCACAGCCCTGGATGACGGCATAGAGACCGACAGCACCGGAGTTGAAATGTCAGAGAGGATTCCCGTAGAGGCGGACTTCTTGTACTGCTACTCCGCCGCTCCAG GCTACTACTCCTGGAGGAACATGAGCAACGGCTCCTGGTTCATACAGTCGCTGTGTGAGATGCTGCAGCGCTTCAGTGGAGACCTGGAGCTAATGCAGGTTCTGACCCGAGTCAACCAGAAGGTGGCGCTGCAGTTTGAGTCTTCCTCCACCATGCCTGGATTTAGCAACAAGAAGCAGATCCCCTCTGTGGTCTCAATGTTGACCAAAGACTTTTACTTTCCCAAGTAG
- the cenpu gene encoding uncharacterized protein cenpu isoform X2, whose product MDSPNLSAIDKASFMEGLQLNHSDPLHSTAVEEDLNVFDDGQMDTGTAGRGNVPNTLRTAGKRRGAALKRKGTEEGEKKEVVRRSTVEKAKTRTDKRMSEKQADVEVEKERSVRSAVPQKSSHPALTANRRLVGKKPAWKMSAAKPVKSQQVEKVMRTESESDIGKTDGQSEEESDSCTDQRRRSRVLSSDEEVDEDTSWNPSPKRSKMPSFERTQKSSSDRAKSTKSSSGSTSGEPKTAGADKGSRKSYGGRGGTELEVVLDALLGFSDQYRESVESTALKQSIDCFSKNVKDQLLEKISSYKELRVLKRENTKVASLIRTKTQRLLNAKHELMSAERQAWLLQKEKAELQNRLSDLRRGQAFLRDIRGLSSQYLDHRRKNPTEKETYGAPSLPALLLETKLLQDLELQPRGVNNRPEKRHKKNGTQK is encoded by the exons ATGGATTCCCCCAACCTGTCTGCTATCGACAAAGCCAGCTTCATGGAGGGTCTCCAGCTGAACCACA GTGATCCTCTTCACAGTACCGCCGTGGAAGAggatttgaatgtttttgacgATGGACAGATGGATACAGGAACAGCGGGAAGAGGGAATGTACCTAACACACTGAGGACTGCTGGCAAACGGCGTGGAGCTGCTCTGAAGAGGAAAGGGACAGAGGAGGGTGAAAAGAAAGAGGTGGTGAGGAGAAGTACTGTAGAGAAGGCTAAAACCAG GACAGACAAGAGAATGAGTGAGAAACAAGCAGACGTAGAGGTGGAGAAGGAGAGGTCGGTTCGGAGCGCTGTCCCACAGAAGAGCAGTCATCCTGCCCTGACAGCCAACCGACGTTTGGTCGGGAAGAAGCCTGCCTGGAAGATGTCTGCGGCAaa ACCAGTGAAAAGTCAACAGGTGGAGAAAGTCATGAGGACAGAGAGTGAATCAGACATTGGAAAGACTGATGGTCAGTCAGAG gAGGAATCTGACTCTTGCACAGACCAGCGGAGACGCAGCAGAGTCCTGTCCTCTGATGAGGAGGTGGACGAGGACACCAGCTGG aaCCCAAGTCCAAAGCGGTCGAAGATGCCAAGCTTTGAAAGAACTCAAAAGTCTTCATCTGATAGAGCCAAATCTACAAAGTCTTCATCGG GCAGCACATCTGGAGAACCTAAGACAGCCGGTGCCGATAAAGGCAGCAGGAAGAGCTACGGTGGTCGAGGTGGGACAGAGTTGGAGGTGGTGTTGGATGCCCTTCTTGGTTTCTCTGACCAGTACAG gGAGTCTGTGGAGTCCACAGCACTCAAACAGTCCATCGATTGTTTCTCCAAAAATGTAAAAGACCAACTCTTGGAAAAG ATCTCTTCGTACAAGGAGCTCAGGGttctaaaaagagaaaacaccaaG GTCGCTTCCTTGATCCGCACGAAGACACAGAGACTGTTGAATGCCAAGCATGAGCTCATGAG CGCAGAGAGGCAGGCGTGGTTGCTGCAGAAGGAGAAAGCTGAACTTCAAAACAGATTGTCTGATCTGAGACGAGGCCAGGCCTTCCTCCGCGATATCAGAGGGCTCAGTAGCCAATACCTGGACCACCGACGCAAGAACCCCACCGAGAAAGAGACG TATGGGGCACCAAGCTTACCGGCTCTGCTGTTGGAGACGAAGCTTCTTCAAGACTTGGAGCTTCAGCCGCGAGGAGTCAATAACAGACCAGAGAAAAGACACAAGAAAAATGGAACTCAAAAATAA
- the cenpu gene encoding uncharacterized protein cenpu isoform X1, whose amino-acid sequence MSTRKGREAKLLLEAPQESQMDSPNLSAIDKASFMEGLQLNHSDPLHSTAVEEDLNVFDDGQMDTGTAGRGNVPNTLRTAGKRRGAALKRKGTEEGEKKEVVRRSTVEKAKTRTDKRMSEKQADVEVEKERSVRSAVPQKSSHPALTANRRLVGKKPAWKMSAAKPVKSQQVEKVMRTESESDIGKTDGQSEEESDSCTDQRRRSRVLSSDEEVDEDTSWNPSPKRSKMPSFERTQKSSSDRAKSTKSSSGSTSGEPKTAGADKGSRKSYGGRGGTELEVVLDALLGFSDQYRESVESTALKQSIDCFSKNVKDQLLEKISSYKELRVLKRENTKVASLIRTKTQRLLNAKHELMSAERQAWLLQKEKAELQNRLSDLRRGQAFLRDIRGLSSQYLDHRRKNPTEKETYGAPSLPALLLETKLLQDLELQPRGVNNRPEKRHKKNGTQK is encoded by the exons ATGAG TACCAGAAAGGGCAGAGAAGCCAAACTGCTCCTCGAGGCACCACAGGAGAGTCAA ATGGATTCCCCCAACCTGTCTGCTATCGACAAAGCCAGCTTCATGGAGGGTCTCCAGCTGAACCACA GTGATCCTCTTCACAGTACCGCCGTGGAAGAggatttgaatgtttttgacgATGGACAGATGGATACAGGAACAGCGGGAAGAGGGAATGTACCTAACACACTGAGGACTGCTGGCAAACGGCGTGGAGCTGCTCTGAAGAGGAAAGGGACAGAGGAGGGTGAAAAGAAAGAGGTGGTGAGGAGAAGTACTGTAGAGAAGGCTAAAACCAG GACAGACAAGAGAATGAGTGAGAAACAAGCAGACGTAGAGGTGGAGAAGGAGAGGTCGGTTCGGAGCGCTGTCCCACAGAAGAGCAGTCATCCTGCCCTGACAGCCAACCGACGTTTGGTCGGGAAGAAGCCTGCCTGGAAGATGTCTGCGGCAaa ACCAGTGAAAAGTCAACAGGTGGAGAAAGTCATGAGGACAGAGAGTGAATCAGACATTGGAAAGACTGATGGTCAGTCAGAG gAGGAATCTGACTCTTGCACAGACCAGCGGAGACGCAGCAGAGTCCTGTCCTCTGATGAGGAGGTGGACGAGGACACCAGCTGG aaCCCAAGTCCAAAGCGGTCGAAGATGCCAAGCTTTGAAAGAACTCAAAAGTCTTCATCTGATAGAGCCAAATCTACAAAGTCTTCATCGG GCAGCACATCTGGAGAACCTAAGACAGCCGGTGCCGATAAAGGCAGCAGGAAGAGCTACGGTGGTCGAGGTGGGACAGAGTTGGAGGTGGTGTTGGATGCCCTTCTTGGTTTCTCTGACCAGTACAG gGAGTCTGTGGAGTCCACAGCACTCAAACAGTCCATCGATTGTTTCTCCAAAAATGTAAAAGACCAACTCTTGGAAAAG ATCTCTTCGTACAAGGAGCTCAGGGttctaaaaagagaaaacaccaaG GTCGCTTCCTTGATCCGCACGAAGACACAGAGACTGTTGAATGCCAAGCATGAGCTCATGAG CGCAGAGAGGCAGGCGTGGTTGCTGCAGAAGGAGAAAGCTGAACTTCAAAACAGATTGTCTGATCTGAGACGAGGCCAGGCCTTCCTCCGCGATATCAGAGGGCTCAGTAGCCAATACCTGGACCACCGACGCAAGAACCCCACCGAGAAAGAGACG TATGGGGCACCAAGCTTACCGGCTCTGCTGTTGGAGACGAAGCTTCTTCAAGACTTGGAGCTTCAGCCGCGAGGAGTCAATAACAGACCAGAGAAAAGACACAAGAAAAATGGAACTCAAAAATAA